Below is a window of Aeromonas veronii DNA.
TGACCGCCTTGCCCCCCGAGGTGAGCGCGTTGAGGGAGTTGAAGCGGGTAACATCCAGTTGCAGAGCGGCCACCTTGTCACTGCCAGCTTGAATGACAACATTGCCCACCGCGATTTCACCCGTGCCAGCAGGTGTACTCCCCACATGCTGACCTGTGCTGCCATTGAGATCTGATTCGTTCACAGTGACGCGGCCGATGGATTTAATCACCGGATCTACCGCATCGGTGATCGCGGCTGTGGTACTGCCGGTGACCACCGAGCCATCGCTGTCGGTCACCTTGACCGGCAGGCTCAGGTTGAGGCTGTCGCTCGCCTTATGGTCCAGGTTGGTATGCACTGTCACCTGATAGTCGATCACTGCGCTGGTATGAGCAGCGATGGTGGCGGGGACGGTGGGGATGGAGACCGTCATCACCACCAGACCGCCACTGGTCACCGCCTGGAAGCTGTGACCATCGGTGCCAACCGCTTTCCAACTCAAGCTCTCGCCGTTATGGGTGATGGGCTTGCCGCTGGCGTCCACCACCTGGCCACTCAGGGTCAAGCGCACGTCCACCACCGGATCCGAATCCGCCTTGATGGTGAGTTGACCGGTGGCATGCTGATCATCGGCGGTCTGGGTGTTGCTGGCACCGTCGAAGCGCCCCTCGTTCACCGTCACCCCGGTCAGGGTGAGGGTCGGTTTCTCCCCTTCCCCAATCTGGATATTGAGGGTGCCGCGGGTGCTGTCGTTGTTGCCACCCGCCTTGTCGTAGTCGTTGACGATCACCTTGATGGGCAGCTCGGTCACGGCGTTGCTGCCCTGATGGAGCCCCTGATAGAGGGTGACCTGATAGTCAAACCCGTTCTTGCCGGCCTGATCGAGGCTACCAATCAGCTTGACCTCAAACACCTCGACCCGCTGGCCATTGACCTCGACATAGCCCTTGAGCAGCTGACTACCGGGTATGGCGGGATCCCCATCAACCAGCTCGTACTGCACCGGTTTACCCAATGCGGTCAGCGCTGGCTGCTGGCTGCCATCGGCAAAGGCCACCTCGACCACCCGATCCGACCCGGCTTGCACATCAAAGTGACCGGTATGGTTCAGGCTGTTGCTGCCGGTGAGGTTCCCCTCATCCAGGGTCACGCCGGTGCCCGGGATAAAGCTCGGTGCCTTGCCATCCGCGATGGTGAGCGGCAGCGTGGTACCGATGCGATCGCCATCCTTGTCGGCCAGGGTGACGGCCAGCGGCAGGTTGAGGGATTCGCTCCCCTTATGATCCAGCTCACCGCTCAGGGTGACCTTGGCGGTGACGCTCCAGTTGCCGTTGTTGTCGACCAAACTCAGTTCGCCGCGCAGCACCACCTGCCCACCGGCGGTCCCGACCAACTGGCCGGTTGCGAGATCAACGGCGAAAGTGACCGGGTTACCGTGACTGGTGAGTCCGGTCAGGGTGCTCTGGATTGCGGCGATGTCAAAGCCAAGAGAGTGGGGGTCGAGGGCATCGCTGCCGTGCGCGACCGAGAAGCTCATGGTGCTGACGCCAGCCGCCTCCCCTTGTGCCATCTCGGTCATCGTAGTGCCGGTCACGGCGGAGAGGGTCGGATTGGCGCCATCCCCCACCGCCACAGTGATGGTTGAGGAGACCTTGTCGCCATCGCTGTCGAGCAGGGTAAAGCCCGCCTTGAGCAGGCTGTCGGCACTGCCCTGATCCAGCGGCTGATGCAGGGTGAAGCTGTATTTACCATCGTTGCCGAGGGTCAGCTCAAACACCAGTTTGCCATCTGGGGTGCGCCCTTCGATCAGGTGATCGGCCACCGTGAGGGTCACGGCCTGTTTGCCCGAGGTGAACCCTTGCAGCCCCGGCTGGCTGGCATCGAAGGTGATGCTGGCCAGCGGATCGCTGCCCGTGGTGATGGCCAGATCACCGTTAAGGGTCTGGCCCTGCTGCCAGTTGCTGTCTTCCGTGAGCGTCAGGGAGACAGGATCTACCTGCGGCAAGGCGCCATCGGTGATGGCGATATTGAGGGTGCCGAGATTGCTCTGGTCGCCGTCAAAGTCGCTGCCCACGACCTGCAGCCCGAGGTTGACGCTGTTGGTGTTAACCGGTTGGTCCAGCACGCCATCGAGCTTCACATGGTACTGGCCATCGAGATCCAGGGTCACGGTCAGGATGGGCTTGTTGCCCGCATCCAGCAGGGTGATTACGTTGCCATTGACCTGATAGTGGGTCGGCTGACCGCCGCTGGTGAGGCCGTGTAGGCCGGGCTGATTGGCCTCGAAATTGAGGGAGACCAGACGATCGCTGCCCACATTGACCGGCAACTGACCGTCCAGGCTCTGGCTGGCACCACCCTCCTGCAAAGTCACTCCTGCATCAATACCGAGCTTCGGATCTACCGCATCGGTGATCGCGGCTGTGGTACTGCCGGTGACCACCGAGCCATCGCTGTCGGTCACCTTGACCGGCAGGCTCAGGTTGAGGCTGTCGCTCACCTTATGGTCCAGGTTGGTATGCACCGTCACCTGATAGTCAATCTCTGCGCTGGTATGGGCTTCGATGCGACCCGGCACGCTCGGCAGGGTCACCGTCATGACCACCAAACCGCCACTGGTAACTGCCTGGAAGCTGTGACCATCGGTGCCAACCGCTTTCCAGGTCAGGGTTTCGCCGTTATGGGTGATGGCCTTGCCGCTGGCGTCCAGCACCTGGCCACTCAGGGTCAAGCGCACGTCCACCACCGGATCCGAATCCGCCTTGATGGTGAGTTGACCGGTGGCATGCTGATCATCGGCGGTCTGGGTGTTGCTGGCACCGTCGAAGCGCCCCTCATTCACCGTCACTCCGGTCAGGGTGAGGGTCGGTTTCTCCCCTTCCCCAATCTGGATATTGAGGGTGCCGCGGGTGCTGTCGTTGTTGCCACCCGCCTTGTCGTAATCGTTGACGATCACCTTGATGGGCAGCTCGGTCACGGCGTTGCTGCCCTGATGGAGCCCCTGATAGAGGGTGACCTGATAGTCAAACCCGTTCTTGCCGGCCTGATCGAGGCTACCAATCAGCTTGACCTCAAACACCTCGACCCGCTGGCCATTGACCTCGACATAGCCCTTGAGCAGCTGACTACCGGGTATGGCGGGATCCCCATCAACCAGCTCGTACTGCACCGGTTTACCCAATGCGGTCAGCGCTGGCTGCTGGCTGCCATCGGCAAAGGCCACCTCGACCACCCGATCCGACCCGGCTTGCACATCAAAGTGACCGGTATGGTTCAGGCTGTTGCTGCCGGTGAGGTTCCCCTCATCCAGGGTCACGCCGGTGCCCGGGATAAAGCTCGGTGCCTTGCCATCCGCGATGGTGAGCGGCAGCGTGGTACCGATGCGATCGCCATCCTTGTCGGCCAGGGTGACGGCCAGCGGCAGGTTGAGGGATTCGCTCCCCTTATGATCCAGCTCACCGCTCAGGGTGACCTTGGCGGTCACGCTCCAGTTGCCGCTGTTGTCGACCAGACTCAGTTCGCCGCGCAGCACCACCTGCCCACCGGCGGTCCCGACCAACTGGCCGTTGGCATCGAGGGAGAAAGTGACCGGATTACCGTGGCTGGTGAGTCCGGTCAGGGTGCTCTGAATGGCGGCGATGTCAAAGCCAAGAGAGTGGGGGTCGAGGGCATCGCTGCCGTGCGCGACCGAGAAGCTCATGGTGCTGACGCCAGCCGCCTCCCCTTGTGCCATCTCGGTCATCGTAGTACCGGTCACGGCGGAGAGGGTCGGATTGGCGCCATCCCCCACCGCCACAGTGATGGTTGAGGAGACCTTGTCGCCATCGCTGTCGAGCAGGGTAAAGCCCGCCTTGAGCAGGCTGTCGGCACTGCCCTGATCCAGCGGCTGATGCAGGGTGAAGCTGTATTTACCATCGTTGCCGAGGGTCAGCTCAAACACCAGTTTGCCATCGGGGGTGCGCCCTTCGATCAGGTGATCGGCCACCGTGAGGGTCACGGCCTGTTTGCCCGAGGTGAACCCTTGCAGCCCCGGCTGGCTGGCATCGAAGGTGATGCTGGCCAGCGGATCGCTGCCCGTGGTGATGGCCAGATCACCGTTAAGGGTCTGGCCCTGCTGCCAGTTGCTGTCTTCCGTGAGCGTCAGGGAGACAGGATAAACCTGCGGCAAGGCACCATCGGTAATGGTGATATTGAGGGTGCCGAGATTGCTCTGGTCACCGTCAAAATCTGAGCCCTGTACCTTCAGGCCAAGGTTGAGGCTGTTGGTCGCTACTGGTTCGTCAAACACACCGGTCAGGGAGACGCTGTATTTGCCATCCAGCCCGGTGGTAACGGTGAGGATTGCCTTCCCCTGCCAATCCTTGACGATCAGCTGGTTGTCTTGAACCTCATAGGTCGTCGCCTTGCCCTGGCTGGTGAGCCCCGCCAACGCCGGTTGGTTGGCCTCAAAGTTGAGGGAAACCAAGCGGTCGCTACCTACGGTGACAGCCACCTGACCATCCACCGTTTGGGATGGGCCTTCCGTCAGGGCAATACCCGGGTCATTACCAATAACCGGATCTGCGCCATCACGCAGGGTAATCACCACCGCAGCCTGGGTCTTGTCACCATCAATATCGCGCGCTTCGACCTGCAGATTGAGTGAGATAACATCAATATCATTGATGTTGTGATCGAGCGGAGCGCTCAGATGCACGGCCATCTCACCGTCCACATCCAGGCCGTTGGCATTGCCAGTGAGCGTGACGTTGAGCACCACGACCCGCTTGCCTTGCGCATCCTCGTAAAAGCCGACCAGTTGGCGCGCACCATCAAATTCAAATGTGAGCTTGTGACCATCGCTGCTGAGCTCAAGACCATTGAGACGGGCCAAGGTATCGCTCTGCTCACTGAACATCACACTGCTAGGCAAGAGCGGATCAGCATTGTGACCGATCACAAAGTGATGAGTGCTCACCACATCGTCCAAGTTGCCGAACGCATCTTCGGTCAGATCTGCCTCGGGCATAGGGAAAGGCGCCGGGGTGCTGTCGACCAGTTGCAGTGACAGGCTGGCCTTAACCAGATCGCCGTCGTTGTCGCGGTATTCGAGCGCAAACGGCAACGTCATGGCGCCGTTGGTGTGATCGAGACTCTGCAGCCATTCGATACGATAACTGCCATCGTCAGAAAGCGTCAGGGTAAAGACGGCTTGACCACCAGCTGTGGCGGTCAGCACGTGGTTATCACTGCTCACGCTATAGCTAAGTCGCTCGCCATGGCTCTGCAGCCCCAGTTGCTCAAGGCTGCTTTGACTGGCGCCAAAGGCCACCTGCAGATTGCCATCCACCCCAGCACCAGTATTGAGTGAACCGGTGGCAACGACTACCCCTTGCGCCAGTTCGGATTCGGTGAGCGTCAGGGTCTCGCTCTGACCGATCAGCGGCGCCCCATCGCTGGCACTGTTGCCCGCCAGATCGGTAACGCTGGCACGCACTTCAAAGGATTGATTGATACCGGAGAGATCAAGACCTGATACCTGCCAGCGGCCATCGGCTCCTACCAGCGCCGAGGTGGTCAGCAGCGGCTGGCCATTACTGTCGACCAGAGTGATGGTGACGCTCTGACCCGCTTCCACATTGCTGGTGGCGCCGCTCAGAGTCGCGCTGCTGTTGCCAAACAGGGCAGTGGTATCGAGATCATCGATATCGATAAAGGCCCGGGTATCGACATTGATAACAAGGGTATCGCTGGCGCGGTTGCCGGCAATATCCACAGAATTGACCTGAAACTGGTACTGGCCATCGGCCAGGGTCTGCGGCAGCTGATATTGCCAGTTGCCGGCGGCATCCACCGTCAGAACGGTGAGCAGGCTGCCGCCAAGGCTCAGGGTCACGGTGGCGCCAGGCTCCCCCTTCCCTTGCAACAGCGGGGTATTATCGCGGGTCAGATCATCGGTCTGGCTGGCGCCGCTGTCGCTCTCATCGGCGAGATCGAGGGTAATGGTGGTGATGGTATCGAGCAGGGTCTGGCCGGTATCGCTGGCATTGTTGCCCGCCTGATCCCGGGTACTGGCCACAATCTGCAACGGGCCATCCACCAGCTTGCCGGTCATATCGCCAAAATTGGCTTCCCACACCAGACCGGGCAGCACCACGGTCGTCACCGTCAGTGAATTTCCCGTCTGATCGATAAGGGTCACAGTGACTGGCTGGCCTACCTCCACATCATCCACCACACCTCGAATGATGACGCCCGCCGCTTCATCGGCGTTGATGATGTCGTCGCTGGTTTGCGGCTCGGTGATGGTGATGGCAGCAAAGAAATCGCGTTCTTCGGAAAACAGCAGCTCATCGCCAACAGGTTGCACCGCATGATCGGTATCAAAACCGGCCTCGGCCAGGGTGGCGTCATTGGTTCGATCGACCACAACAAATCCACCCGAGCTGGAACCGGCTACACCACCGATATTGCCCGCAGCGGCTGCGTTACCGGCAGCGGTCTCCTGGAACAATTCGGTCGGGTCAATACCCTGGCGGATCGCCTCTTGCAACGAGGCCAGTTCCGGATCGGCCGGTTGCCCATCAGCAGCCGGTGTGGCGGGCTCAGGTTTGGCGGCCATATCTTGCTCACCAGCAGGCTCACTGCCCGGCTCGGCTAGTTGAAAGTGGCCCCCTTGAGCGGTTTGCAGGCGGTCCCCCGGCTGCAACGCCATCCCCACCGTTGCTCGTATGACAGATCCATCTGCACTGATGACAAACACGGAGCCCTCGAGTTGGGTGATCAGTGTGGACTTTTCAATTTGCAACTCTGCCATACAACCTCCAGCAAAACCGTAACCACCAACATCAGTACCTACTGGGCACTGATCAGTTCAATAATCATACCGCACCAGGCTGTGTAAGTCTTTTTGCTATTTCAGACAATAAAAACCATAAAATGGTCATTACTTACAGCATTAAGCCTCTCATCATCCTTTTTTAATAAAACAAGATTTGGATTACTCCAATTGCACTGCCTTTATTAACAGGGCCATCAGTAGAAATGTCACCTTTTCTATCTCTTGACGATAAATTAGCCTCTAACCTCGGTAAATGAACCATAATTCGAAGACCAAAAGCTCATACTGCAATATTGCATATATAACCAATTAAATGCATATATTATTCTCGACATTCTGGACCATAGTGCTGGCAACCAACATAAGCAGGAAAATGCAACGTGCGTGTCGGCATCTATCAAATATCCGCCATAAGATGTTCGGCCGTTAACAACGAGTTGAGTTTTCATAAAATTTAATCCAGATCTCATTTCAACGATCAATCCTGCGCACCAATTGATCTGGCACAACTCTCCCTCCGATAAATCATCATTAAATTTACCCATTTGTTAGGGTATATCTCGAGCAATCATATATTGCGCGGTTTTATTCACCGCCAATCAGACCTCTGCCCACCCCGCCCAATGGGGATGAAATCCACGCAACAAGATGGAATGGGGCAGTTCAGGACATTTATCTGGGAGTGATAAACGTGGGTTCACAACACAGACATACCAAACTGGGGCTCGCCGCCCTGCTGCTGACCAGCTGGCTTGGCACCAGCGGCTGGGCACTGGCTGATGACGCAACCACCAAGAGCAAGATCGAGGCGCGCAGCGAGCTGTTCGCCAAGGATCACGCCGATCAGTTCACCAGCTGGCAAGCCACCAGCGAAAGCAAGGAGCGCTCCGATGCGCTGGGGGAGGATCCCAACATGGTGGTGCTGTGGGGCGGTTACCCCTTCGCCAAGGATTACAACAAGCCGCGCGGCCACTTCTATGCCCTGACCGACGTGCGGGAAACCCTGCGTACCGGCGCCCCCAAAACCGCCGAAGATGGCCCCCTACCCATGGCCTGCTGGAGCTGCAAAGGCCCGGATGTGGCCCGCGTCATCGACGAGAAGGGTGAGGATGGCTACTTCAAAGGGATGTGGGCAAAAGGTGGGCCCGAGATCGTCAACACCATCGGCTGCGCCGACTGCCACGACACCGCCTCGAAAGAGTTCAAGGAGGGCAAACCTGCCCTGCACCTCTCCCGTCCCTATGCCGATCGGGCCATGACCGCCATCGGCAAGCCGTTCAAGGAGCAGGGACGCTTTGATCAGCAGTCCCAGGTGTGCGGCCAATGCCACGTGGAGTACTACTTCAGCGGCCCCACCAAGGCGGTGAAATTCCCCTGGGACAAGGGCACCACGGTGGAGCAGATGGAACAGTATTACGATGAAATCGGCTTTGCCGACTGGACCCATGCCCTCTCCAAAACCCCCATGCTCAAAGCCCAGCACCCCGAGTACGAGACCTGGCGGGCCGGCATTCACGGTCAGAACAATGTCGCCTGCGTCGACTGCCACATGCCCAAGGTGCAGAACGAGCAGGGCAAGGTTTACACGGATCACAAGGTGGGCAACCCCTTCGATCGCTTCGAGCAGACCTGCCGCAACTGCCACACCCAGAGCAAGGAGATGTTGCAAGGGATCGTCAAGCAGCGCAAAGAGGCGGTGATCGAGACCAAGCTGAAAGTCGAGAAGCAGCTGGTCCACGCCCACTTTGAAGCCAAGGCAGCCTGGGATGCCGGCGCCACCGATGCCGAGATGAAGGATATTCTGCAAGACATCCGTCACGCCCAGTGGCGCTGGGACTACGCCATCGCCTCCCACGGGGTACAGATGCACGCCCCCGAAGTGGCGCTTAAGGTACTTGGCAGCGCGCTGGACAAAGCCGCTGACGCCCGCACCAAGCTGGCGCGCCTGTTGGCCAACAAGGGGATCAGCCACGAGATCGCCATCCCCGACATCTCCACCAAGGAGAAAGCGCAAGCGGCCCTTGGCATGGATATGAAGCAGTTCAACAGCGACAAGGCGCAGTTCCTCAAGACCACGGTCCCCGCCTGGGATGCCGAGGCCAAAGCGGCCGGACGGTTGGCACAGTAACGGCGCCTGCGGGCTCGGCCAGCTCGGGCCCGCAGCGGATGGAGGCTTCCTATGGGTGATTTAACGATGGATTTCTTACGACTGATGCTGATGGCAGCCATGCTGCTCACCAGCCTGCAGGGTCAGGCGGCCGAGCCGGCTGCCGCCCCTGTTCCAGCTACACATAAGGTGGAATTTTTACGCAATCCCGACAAGGCCTGCACCGACTGTCACAAGGAGCAGCGCGAAGGGATGCACGGCAAGCATGGTCAGGCGACCAATCCCAACAACCTTAAACCGGTCACCTGCACCAACTGCCACGGCCTGCCCTCCCCCCAGCACAGGGAAGGGGTCAAGGATGTGATGCGCTTTAGCAACAGCTTTAGCGACAAGAAGAGCACCGAGGCTTATCCCATCGTGGAGCAGAACGGCGTCTGCATGAGCTGCCACGAACCCAAACCGCTGCGCGAGGCGCTCTGGGCCCACGACGTGCACGCCACCAAGCTCACCTGCACCAGCTGCCACGCCCTGCACCCGGCCAAGGAGCCCATGGTGGCGATCCCGGAAAAGTCCCGCATCAAGCTCTGCGTCGACTGCCACAGCAAGCAGCATGAGGCCAGCAAGGCCCGGCAGGAGCAGTCCAAACCGGTTACCGGCAAGGAGGCATCATGAGCTGCTCTCGCCGTGATTTTATGGCGGGGATGGGCGCGGGGGCGCTCATCATGATGACGGGGACTGTTCGTGCCAACACCCGCGCAGGGGCAGCCACCCTAGCCCACAGCCAGACCATCGACGGGATCCGCTACGGCATGATCCACGACGAGACGGCCTGCATCGGCTGTACCGCCTGCATGGATGCCTGCCGGGAGGTGAATCAGGTGCCAGAGGGAGTCTCGCGCCTCGAGATCATCCGCTCCGGCCCCATCGGCACCTTCCCCGATGCCGAGTACCACTTCTTTCGCAAGTCCTGCCAGCACTGCGACAACGCCCCCTGCGTGCACGTCTGCCCCACCGGTGCCTCCCATATCCGCAAGGAGGATGGCATCGTCGACGTCAACCCGGATCTCTGCGTTGGCTGCATGTACTGTCTGGCCGCCTGCCCCTATCAGGTGCGCTTTATCAACCCTGTGACCAAGGTTGCCGATAAGTGCGACTTTTGCCGCAAGACCAATCTGGCGGCGGGCAAGGAGCCGGCATGCGTGGAATCCTGTCCCACCAAGGCGCTGGTGTTCGGCAATCTGGATGACCCGGACAGCTCCATCGCCCAACGGCTGGTGAAGGAGACCACCTATCGCTACAAACAGGCACTCGGCACTTCGCCCAAGATGTACCGCGTGCCCAAAGGGGAGATAACGTCATGACCATGCAAGCGGCATTTCACTTCCCCTCCCTCGTCTGGGGATTTGTCCGATCGCCATCTACCGCAGTAACAGAAGGAGGAATGGATCATGTGGCATGATGCATTTCACTTCTCCTCGCTGGTGTGGGATTGGCCCATCGCTATCTATCTCTTTCTGCTCGGCATCTCCGCTGGCGCCACCACCCTCTCGGTGCTGCTGCGCCGCAAAGGGGCTGGCAGCGAGAGCGGCATCATCAAGGCGACCGCCATTCTGGCGCCGGCGAGCGTGATCCTGGGGTTACTGATCCTTATCTTCCATCTGGCCCGCCCCTGGACCTTCTGGAAGCTGATGTTCCACTACCAGTTCGACTCCGTGATGTCGATGGGGGTCATGCTGTTTCAGGTCTATATGGCGGTGCTGTTCGCCTGGCTGGCGGTGGTGTTTCGCTCCGAGATTGAGACATTGCGTCGTCACCTGCTGCAAGAGAAGTTCGCCTTTGTGGATGGACTGATCGCCCTGTTGGCACGCGTTGAAACCTTGCTGGCACCGCTGTTGCTGCTGCTCGCCGTGCTGTTGGGGGCCTACACCGGCTTTCTGCTCTCCGCGCTCAAGACCTATCCGCTGCTCAACAACCCGGTGCTGCCGGTGCTGTTCCTCATCTCCGGCGTCAGCTCCGGCATCGCCTCCACCATCTTGCTGGCGGTCACCCTGTTCAAGGAGAACCATCACAGCCAGGGGGTGAGCTTTGTCCACCGCTTTGAGCGGCCGGTACTGGCGGTGGAGGTGCTGCTGCTGGTCTGCTTCTTTACCGGCCTCTACTTCGGTGGCGGCCAGAAGGAGGCAGCCATGTGGGCCGCCATCGGCAGCGGCTTCTGGGCTCAGGTGTTCTGGCTCGGGGTGGTGGGCATCGGCATGCTGCTGCCCCAGCTGCTGGCCCTGCTGGCCCCCGCGCCGCTGCGGGCCAAAAACGGCTATCTGGTGCTGGTCTGCAGCCTGACCCTGGTGGGGATCCTGCTGCTGCGCTACTTCGTGCTTTATGCCGGCCAGATGACTGTCGTATAACGGTATGATCACCAGCGCCAGCCACCTTCGGGTGACTGGCGCTAATTTGTTGCGATGAGTTGTTGCCAGAAATGTGGATGTTATCCCCCAGCGCCGGTACGGTGCAGACGCTGCGGCATAACATAGACGAATGATTGACTGGAGGTTGTGTGCTGGCGGAGCTCGGCTATCTCTCACTGTTGCTGGCGACCGGGCTCGCCCTGCTGCAAGGGCTGCTGCCCTGGCTGGGGTTGCGGCTCGCCTCCCCGACTCTGCTGCGCTGCGCCACGCCGCTGGCGCTGATCAATGCCATCCTGCTGTTGGCCTCCCTGCTGCTGCTCGCCAGCTGCTTTGCCCAGGATGATTTCACCGTCAGCTATGTGGCCCAGCATGCCAACAGCGCCCTGCCCCTTGGCTTCAAACTGGCAGCTGTATGGGGTGGCCATGAAGGCTCCATGCTGTTCTTCGTCTTTGCACTGGCCCTGTGGGGGGCCTTGGTGGCGATTTGTTCAAAACGGGTCGATCCGCTGATCACAGCCCGAGTGTTGGCCATCATGGGGCTGATCGTCGGGCTGTTCGGCCTCTATACCCTGATCTTCTCCAGCCCGTTTGACCGCCAGTTCCCCGGACCGCTGGAGGGGCGCGATCTCAACCCCATGCTGCAGGATATCGGCCTCATCATTCACCCGCCCCTGCTCTATCTCGGTTACGTCGGCTTTGCTGTCAACTTCGCCTTCGCCATGGCGGCGCTGCACTCGGGTCGGCTCGATAGCGCAGTAGCCCACTGGAGCCGTCCCTGGGCGCTCGGCTCCTGGGTGTTTCTCACCGCCGGTATCGTACTGGGCTCCTGGTGGGCCTATTACGAGCTCGGTTGGGGTGGCTGGTGGTTC
It encodes the following:
- the nrfA gene encoding ammonia-forming nitrite reductase cytochrome c552 subunit: MNVGSQHRHTKLGLAALLLTSWLGTSGWALADDATTKSKIEARSELFAKDHADQFTSWQATSESKERSDALGEDPNMVVLWGGYPFAKDYNKPRGHFYALTDVRETLRTGAPKTAEDGPLPMACWSCKGPDVARVIDEKGEDGYFKGMWAKGGPEIVNTIGCADCHDTASKEFKEGKPALHLSRPYADRAMTAIGKPFKEQGRFDQQSQVCGQCHVEYYFSGPTKAVKFPWDKGTTVEQMEQYYDEIGFADWTHALSKTPMLKAQHPEYETWRAGIHGQNNVACVDCHMPKVQNEQGKVYTDHKVGNPFDRFEQTCRNCHTQSKEMLQGIVKQRKEAVIETKLKVEKQLVHAHFEAKAAWDAGATDAEMKDILQDIRHAQWRWDYAIASHGVQMHAPEVALKVLGSALDKAADARTKLARLLANKGISHEIAIPDISTKEKAQAALGMDMKQFNSDKAQFLKTTVPAWDAEAKAAGRLAQ
- the nrfC gene encoding cytochrome c nitrite reductase Fe-S protein; the protein is MSCSRRDFMAGMGAGALIMMTGTVRANTRAGAATLAHSQTIDGIRYGMIHDETACIGCTACMDACREVNQVPEGVSRLEIIRSGPIGTFPDAEYHFFRKSCQHCDNAPCVHVCPTGASHIRKEDGIVDVNPDLCVGCMYCLAACPYQVRFINPVTKVADKCDFCRKTNLAAGKEPACVESCPTKALVFGNLDDPDSSIAQRLVKETTYRYKQALGTSPKMYRVPKGEITS
- the nrfB gene encoding cytochrome c nitrite reductase pentaheme subunit; this translates as MGDLTMDFLRLMLMAAMLLTSLQGQAAEPAAAPVPATHKVEFLRNPDKACTDCHKEQREGMHGKHGQATNPNNLKPVTCTNCHGLPSPQHREGVKDVMRFSNSFSDKKSTEAYPIVEQNGVCMSCHEPKPLREALWAHDVHATKLTCTSCHALHPAKEPMVAIPEKSRIKLCVDCHSKQHEASKARQEQSKPVTGKEAS
- the nrfD gene encoding cytochrome c nitrite reductase subunit NrfD, with amino-acid sequence MWHDAFHFSSLVWDWPIAIYLFLLGISAGATTLSVLLRRKGAGSESGIIKATAILAPASVILGLLILIFHLARPWTFWKLMFHYQFDSVMSMGVMLFQVYMAVLFAWLAVVFRSEIETLRRHLLQEKFAFVDGLIALLARVETLLAPLLLLLAVLLGAYTGFLLSALKTYPLLNNPVLPVLFLISGVSSGIASTILLAVTLFKENHHSQGVSFVHRFERPVLAVEVLLLVCFFTGLYFGGGQKEAAMWAAIGSGFWAQVFWLGVVGIGMLLPQLLALLAPAPLRAKNGYLVLVCSLTLVGILLLRYFVLYAGQMTVV